The Blautia pseudococcoides genome segment TCCCAGATTCCCTCTGTCACTGCAAACACTTTTCCGAATTCATATGTAGTAAAAATCTGGTTGATCATTCCGGTTTCAAATGCAGTTGCCCTTACATCAAAGGAATCCGGTTCTCCCAGCATATATCTGAGAAAATCCAGGTCATGTACATGGAGGTCCAGAACAACAGAACCGCTCTTGTCCTCTTTATGGAACCAGTCCTCAAATCCCCAGGCCGCGTCACCGCTTACCCTCTGCATGGTAATGGATTTCAGCTCACCATATCTGCCTGTGTCATAACAATCTTTCAGATACCGGTATTCATCAAAGGAACGAACCACCTGGCCCACCATAACCTGCACCTTGTTTCTCGTCTTAGCATCCAGAAGCTTTTGTGCTTCCTCCTCTTTCAGACATACCGGCTTCTCCACAAACACATTGATCCCTCTGTCCATGGCTGCCACAGCATGTTCTGTGTGAAGATAACTGGGAAGACAGATATGTACGCTGTCCAGCGTCTCCGCTTCCAGAAGTTCCATGCCCCTCTTGTAGAGTCTGGCGTTCGGCCATTGTTCTGCTGCCTTCTCAAGAAATTCCGGCCTGCAGTCTGCCAGGGCTGTTACTTCAACATCCATCTTGGATGACAGTGCTTTCAGCGACAGGTTGTGAGTAGTTCCCATACCTCCGCATCCGATTAATCCCACTTTCATCTCATCATCCTCTTTTCTTTTTGTTTGTCCAGTGACCTTACTAATAAATTTTAAAATTAAAAGCCTCGCCGCCGTTTTAGCTGTTTTTGGCTTTTGCTGATGTAAAATTTATTCATTTGATAGCTATACAATAGCATCTGATATCATATATGTCAATATATTTTTACGTCTTTGTTGGCACTTAATGTAATTTACGACATTTTCAACATTTTATAGCTATACTTTTTGTGCATATTTTATATTGTTCTGCCTTATTCCTATGACATTACAATTTATTTCCACTATTTTCCTTCTTCCATCAATCATATTCATAGTATATCATGGCTCACATTCATCATTTCATGTAAAAATCTTCATATCTCCCATCTTTTATGTGACTTTTCACAAATAATATTGCATATCTTCTAGTTTTATGGTAGCATTCAATTAATAATACCACTTTACAATTGAACTCACAGAGGAGGTGAGCATACGAAACTTCTGACACAGCAGGTGATCAAGAACACCAATATGAAACACCTGTATTCCTCCATATACATCGAAAACGGAATATCACGCACAGAACTGGCCAGACGGACCCATCTCAGCAAAACCACTGTATCCACACTGGTGGACGAACTGATCGAGGGGGAGTTTATTGCCGATGAAGGTACCTCCCACTCCGATTGCGTCGGCAGAAAGCCCAACTGCCTGAAGGCACAGACAAACCAACACTATGTGATCGTCATAAGCTGGGTGGACAATATTGCAGAGGCCCATGTGGTGGATGTAGCCGGCACCTCTGTCTACAGTACACGTTTAAAACTAGAAAAAGGACAGACCTATATCTCCCTGTCAAAGATCTGCGTTTGCAGGGATATCCTGTCCAAGTTTGATCCAAAACGGATTCTGGGCATCTGTGTTGTAGTGTCTGCCATGATAGATGCGGTGCGAAACGAGATATATTCCACAACCCTGAGCCTTGGCCCGGGAGGAGGCGGTAATCTCATACATGAACTGAGCTTTGCCTTTCCGGATTATCCCGTAGCCCTGCTGGAGGACACTGCCTGCTATGCCTACGCGGAAAAAATATATACGCAGGTCAAAGAAAAAAACTTTGCTTTCATTAATTTCGGACGGGGCATCGGCGCAACCATATTTATAGAAGGGAACATGCTGGGCAAGGCCAGCGGCTCTGTCACCCAGTTCGGGCATTATTCGGTCACTCCCAAAGGCCCCTTATGTATATGCGGCAACCACGGCTGCCTGGAGGCCATGTTCTCGGAATCGCAGATAAAGGCCCGTCTGGAAGAGTCAGGCAAAAAAAGCTGCCTCCTGGGACGCGCGGCCATTACATTTGAGGATTTGGGCAAAGCCGCGCTCTACAAAGATCCCGCCGCCATCCACACACTGGAGATAATGGCCAGGGACCTGGCGCTGGCGCTGAGCAACTTGATCTGTATTGTAAACCCGGAACTTATTATCCTGGGAGGAAAAGGGCAGCATCTAGGTACATTATTTTTGGAGGAGGTACAGAGTTCACTGAGAGATGTAGGGTTCCGGCGAATGGTAGACTTTTCCGGATTAAGGTATTCCCAGCTTCAAAGCGATGCCTATCTAAACGGTGCCATGAAATATTTCTTTGACACCTATTATTCCTTCCTGGAACCAAAGCCAGGCGCCTTCTATATCGGATGACGGCACAGCCGGAATTCCACAAAGTGTTTTCATGCAGAACACAGGATTTTATTTGTTCCTAATGCTTTTTTGTGATATGTTTAGAGTAAGTCAATTGTTACCGTCCCATGGGCTGCGCGCTGCAGGCCTGTCACGTAACAGGATATTATTAATGAAGCAAAGGGAAAGCAGGATACTATGAAACTAGTCAATCAACAATTAATCAAAAATACCAATTTAAAACAGCTTTACAATTCCATCTACCAAAACCCCGGAACGTCAAGAGCACAGTTGTCCAAAGACTCTCATTTGAGCAAAACTGCTGTCTCCTCACTGGTGGATGAATTGATCGCCCGAAAGTTTGTATATGATTCAGGGACAGGGGGAAGCACCACTGTGGGACGAAAGCCCAACAGCCTGCTCCTCCGTGCGGAGCAGTATTATGTAGCCGTGGTCTGTCTGGAGGAAGATAAGCTAAACGCAGCCCTGGTAGACATTACCGGGGCCTCCTTACTGCCTGCGCAGATGGATGTTTCCTCACCGGAGGTTTATATCCCCCTGTGCCGGGATTACATACAGCAGACAGTGCTTGGACAGATCCAAAAGGAACAGCTGCTGGGAATCTGCATTGTGGTGCCTGCCATGATAGACCCTGACAAAAGAGAGATATTCGCCACAACCTTAAATCTTCCGCAAATGGATTTTGTGGGGGATATACAGCGTGCCTTCTCTGATTTTTCCGTCAACATACTAAATGATACTGCCTGCTTTGCTTACGCGGAAAAAGTCTACACACAGATTACAGAACAGGATTTCGCCTTTATAAACTTCGGAAAAGGTATCGGAGCCACACTCTTCATCCGGAATGAAATGCTGGGGCACGCCTGTGCCTCTTACACGCAGTTTGGACACTATTCCATCAATCCCAAGGGAAAATTATGTTCCTGCGGAAACAGGGGATGCCTGGAACTGATGATAGGGGAGGGTTCCTTAAAGGACAGGATCGCCCAGACCGGCAGCAGTCCGGCATTTAAAAAATCATCCCCTGTCACATACGCGGATTTAGGACAGGCCAGCGTATACGGGGATGTGGTCTCCCGTAAGTTGATACGCGATATCGCCGATGAATTTTCCCAGGCACTGTGCAATCTGATCTGTATGGTGCACCCGAAGCTGATCATTATAGGGGGCAAGGGAAAAGACCTGGGACCAGTATTTTTACAGGAGATACAGGAATGTCTGCACACGACCGGTTTCCGCCGCATGGTAGATTCTGTCAGCGTGCGGTACAGCCTTCTGGATTCCGGCGCCCTGTACAATGGTGCCATGAAGTATTTTTTTGATATTCATTATAATTTTACACAGGAGATGGACGGAAGCTTTTTCATCGGATAAAAGGGTTACGCCCGAACGCGCCCATTTCCTTATATGATAACGGAGGTATGAAATGAAAAAACTCAGAGCTGCAATTATGGGCTGCGGAAGGATTTCCGTCTGCTACGAGGACGCGTTTAGGCGTCTTACGGATCATGTGGAGCTTGTATGCGCCATAGATATTGACCAGGAGAAGGCAAAGGCCTTCGCGGAAAAATTCAATTGCCACTACTGCACAGACCTGGAAACCGCGCTGCCGTATGATCTTGATGTGATACACCTATGCCTTCCCCACTACCTGCATCCGGTCATGGCTGTAAAGGCTATGGAGGCAGGACTCCATGTTCTGACAGAAAAACCCATAGCCATTTCCCTGCAGGATGCGGATAAGATGATGGAGGCACAGCAGCGCACAGGAAAAAAACTGGGCGTCATATTCCAGACCAGATATACAAAAAGTGTGGAAAAACTCAAAGAACTTATGGATGCCGGATATTTCGGACGCATCCTCTCTGCCCGCTCTTATCTTACCTGGAACCGTCCCCGCACCTACTATGAGGGAAGCGACTGGAAAGGCACCTGGGACAGAGAGGGCGGCGGCGTGCTCATTGACCAGGCCATACACAGCATGGACCGGGTACGCTACATGCTGGGCAGCGATATTGAATGGATCGACGGAAGCATACACAACCACTGCCATGATACGGTAAAGGTGGAGGATGCCGCCGAGGCTGCCATCCAGTTTAAAAACGGCTGTATCTACAATCTCTATGCCTGCAATTCCTACGCCTCAGACGCTCCCATCACCATTGAATTCCAGGGAGAGAAAGGGCGCTGCGGCCTGATACAGGATATGGGATTCTATGAGGCAGAGGGCTGTTACACTGAGATCCGCAACACTTACGAGACCACCAATGTAGGGCCGGATTACTGGGGCAGCAGCCATCATCTGCAGCTCAGAGACTTTTATGAGTCCATACTTCTTCACCGTCCTGTGGCGATAGATGCCATGGAGGGAAGAAAAACACTAGAGATGGTAAAAGGGATCTATTTGTCCTCTCTGAAAAGAGAACGAGTTTATCTTCCATTTGAGGATGTATGTTATAAGGATGTGGATATCCCTGTTGAGTAGAAAGAGAAAATCCGGGCGATAAGATACCATTTAAAACCAGAAAACGGCGCAGCCGCAATGCTGCACCGTCTTCTGGTTCTTTTTATTGTGTATATAGTTTACATCACATACACAGCCGCCTCATAAGGCCGCATCATCCGGTCTTCCAGAGCCGCATCTCCTTTATAATTGTCGATCAACAGCGCAGCTCCGCCGGCATTTAACCCTTCCGGCATATGGAAAGGAACCTTATGTTCCGTAAAGTTCAGGACCACGAACATTTTTTTGTCTTCATAATTTCTTTCATATATATAAAGGCTTTCATTCTCCGGCTCATACTCCCTGAAATCTCCGTACACAGCCACTTCATTTGCCTTGCGCATCTGAATCAGGCTCTTCATATAATAGAATATAGAATCCGGGTCCTCCAGCGCTTCTTTTACATTTATCTCCTTATAGTTGGGGTTCACCTTCAGCCACGGTGTACCCACGGTGAATCCGGCATGTTGGCTGTCATCCCACTGCATAGGCGTCCTGGCGTTATCCCGGGAGCGGAAACGAATGGCATCCAGCAGAACCTCCGGATCCGCATCCCCGTTGACAACACGTTCCTTCCAAAGGTTCTTAACCTCAATGTCATTGTAATCCTCAATGGAATCAAAATGCACATTGGTCATCCCGATCTCTTCCCCCTGATAAATGTACGGTGTCCCCTGCATGGTCAGAAGCATGGTGTACAGCATTTTCTGGCTCTCTTTGCGGAACGCTTTGTCATTTCCCCTGCGGGAAACCGTTCTCGGCTGGTCATGGTTGGTCCAGTATAAGCTGTTCCACGCCTTATCCTGCAGAGCGGTCTGCCATTTGCTGAAGCAGGCTTTCAGCTCCGGAAGGGGCACCTTCCGGTAACTATACCGCTCAGGACCGCAGTCCAGAACATTTTGCTCAAACTGGAATACCATATTCAGCTCCGTACCCTCATTGTTTGCATAACGGAGGGCATGTTCCAGAGGTACATCCGGGGTCTCACCAACTGTCATAATATCATATTTGGACAGAACTTCCCGGTTCATTTCCTGCAGGAACTCATGGATCCTTGGACCGTCCTGGAAGTGCTCGGTGCCGGTTATCTCAGCCGGCTTTCCATCCGGCAGCCCAGGCGTCTTGGAAAACAGGCTTACAACATCCATACGGAAACCGTCACATCCCATATCCAGCCAGAATTTCATCATATCGTAGATCTCACCGCGCAGCTTAGGATTCTCCCAGTTCAGATCCGGCTGTTTCTTTGAAAACAGATGCAGATAATACTGGTCTGTAGTCTCATCATATTCCCATGCGGGACCGTAAAAATAGGAAGTCCAGTTATTCGGCTCTTTCCCGTCCTTGCCGTCTCTCCAAATATAGTAATCCCTGTATGGATTCTCCTTTGATCTTCTGGATTCCGCAAACCACTGATGCTCATCTGAGGAATGGTTGACTACCAGGTCCATGACCAATTTCATACCTCTGTCATGGATCCCGGCAAGCATTTCCCTGAAATCATCCATGTTTCCAAACTCATCCATAATATCCCTGTAATCAGAGATATCATATCCATTATCATCATTAGGCGATTTATAACAGGGAGACATCCAGATCACATCAATGCCAAGCTCTTTCAGGTAATCCAGCCTGCTGATCACGCCCTGCAGGTCTCCGATCCCATCCCCATTGGAATCCATAAAGCTTCTGGGATATATCTGGTATACAACCGCCTCTTTCCACCACGCGTTTTCCATACTGTTCTCCTTCCAACTTTTATTTGCAACTGCTCTGTATCTTTATAACTGTCCTTTACGGCAGCATTGATCATTCTTATTCTTTTACTGCACCGTTGGATATACCTGCCACGATCTGCTTCTGGAACAAAAGTACGATCAAAAGTGTCGGTATGACCACCACCACCGTGGCCGCTGCGATCTGGCTCCAGAATACTGTAAACTGGTCCTTCAAATAACTCAGACGCACAGGAACCGTCTGGATCTTTTCGTCAATGTTCAGAGTACAGGATAACAGATACTCATTCCATGCAGCAATAAAACTCATGATTGCCGTGGTAAATACACCGGGAGCCGCAATGGGGAAAATAATCCTCCAAAGCATTCCCCATGTGGAGCAGCCGTCAATCTTTGCCGCCTCCTCCAGGGCCAGCGGAACCTGATTAAAATGGGCAACCATGATCCACACCGCACTTGGCAGGGTTATTGTGGAGTACGCCAGGCAGACCCAGTATGTATTCAGAATGTCCAGTTTATAGAACATATTAAATATAGGTCCCACAACGATCATCTGCGGGAACATGGCAACTGCCAGGATCAGCCCCATAAGAAGGGCTTTTCCCTTAAATTTAAACCTTGAGATAATATACGCGGACATGGAAGCCACAACTACCACATAGAATGTGGTGGCTGCTGACATCACAAAACTGTTTACGATCGCCCGGAGCATTCCTTTCTCGAAAATAACGGTCTTGTAATTATCAAGCGTAGGATTCTCTGCAATGATTCGGTAACAGTTGGCTCCGAAAATTTCCGATTCCGGTTTAAAAGAACTGATCAAGATCCAGAAGAAAGGAAATACTGTGATCAGCAGAAAGATAACCACAAAAATCCAGCAGACTATATTAAATGTTTTATTCTTACTCATTTTCCTTCCTCCCCTCTAATCATTATTGATCACTTCCGCACCCAGCACCTTCACGTAAAGCACTGCTATGACTGCAACGCAGACCGCCATTCCCATAACCACTACTGAACCGTATCCGTAATTACTCTGTCCGAACATAAGCTTGTAAGAGTACACGGAGAGGGATTCTGTTCCGTTTCCGGGGCCGCCTCCTGTCAAAATAGCGATCAAATCGTATACACGGAACGCATCCATGGTACGGAACAAAAGCGCTACAAGAAGACTTGGCTTGATCAGCGGAAGGGTGATCCTGAAAAATGTCTTGATAGGACCGGCGCCGTCAATGGAAGCGCTCTCATACAGGCCTCTGTCTATTACCTGCAGACCGGCAAGGAGAAGCAGCGCCATATAGGGAGCTGTTTTCCATACATCGGAGATAACAACAGATGTCATAGCGCCGTTTGCTGTCAAAAGCATTGCGGACTGTTTGGGAATCAATCCGATGACAGAGAATATCTTGGATATGACACCATAACTTCCGTCATACATATAACTCCAGATCATAGCCGACACAGCCGTTGGGATTGCCCATGGAATCAGAGCGATCGTACGGACAGCGCCGATACCTTTAATAGCCTTATCCATAATAAGAGCCAGGATCATGCCGATCACAAGCTCGATGGCTACTGATATAACGGTAAACAGCAGTGTGTGAAGCAGTGCCTTAAAGAATCTTGTGTCTGTAAACAGTTTTCCAAATCCTTTCAGCCCGATAAAGTTTGACTCCACCACGCAGGAGTCCATATCATCCAGGATCTGAGGCATACCATCCCTGTTATACATATCCAAATCTGCATTTCTGTCATAAATGGCTGTAAGTCTTTCTCTGGTATCCTTATTAAAGGCCTTTATCTCCTCAATGGTTTCCGAGGAAACTTTTTCCACGCCTTTGGAGTCTTTATATTCCTTCTGCAGCTCATCTGCTTCCGCTTTGATCGCTTCAAACTCAGCCACATCTTCACTGCTCAGTCCCTCAGTGGCCATATCGGTTTCTATAAACCAGCTCACATAGCCCAAATCCTGCGCATATAACTCTCCGTTCAACTGCTGGGACATATAGAAGCTATTGTGCTGCTGGTCATTGGTCCTGTAATCAAACAGCGTATACATCAGGGATGTAACAATAGGATATATGGAAAATATACCGATAAAGATCAGCAGCGGAAGAATGAACAGGAATTGTTTGAACGTCATTCTTTTTATCATGATCTACCCTCTCTTCCGAACAAAACAAAGGTGCCGTATTAAGTCAATGACATATATTTGTATATGTAGTAACGCCTGACACGACACCCCTTCTCTCACTCAAATCATTTGTTTCTGTGCGGATATCTGCACACTTTCTACTGATTCAGCAGTCCCTCCACCTCTGTTGTGGCTGCATCCAGGTCAGATTCTCCTGACAGGAATTTGTGGATGGAAATCTGCAATGCATCTGATAACTCTTCGTATTTGTCAGAGGACGGTCTTGCAATTGTGTTCTCCAGAGCTTTCATAAATCCCTCTTTGCCGAGAAGCTGGTTTGCTTCTTTTACTTCCGCATCATCCAGTGCTTCGTTGAATCCGGGAACATATCCGCCCTTGCTGCAGAAGATTCTCTGTCCTTCCAGAGATGTGAAGTAATCCAGGAATGCCCATGCTCCGTCTTTGTGCTCGCTCTTTGCATTCATAGCCAGCAGCCATCCGCCGATGCAGGAACCGCCGGGAATCGGAGCGATATCTGTCTGATCCTGTGTCACTGCCGCGCCGTCTGCACCTAAGAGGCCCCATACATATGGCCAGTTACGGGAGAATACGGTCTCACCATTCACATAGCTGTTGGCTGCTTCTGATTCCTGATATACCAGAATATCATCCGGCGTGGCGTCGGAATCAACGATCTTCTTCATAGATTCCAGTCCGCCCTTTACATCTGTAAAGTTGGCAGTGTACTCGTTTGCATTGCAGACAAGTCCTTCATACTGGTTTGCCTGGAAGGTAAATCCTGTCTTGGTCCCGCCCTGTCCCTTATAGGTCTCAGCCATTGCCAGGAAATCATCCCATGTGTAATCGCCGCTTCTGAGTTTTGCTGCATCCTCCTCTGAGACAATGTCACTTCTGAAATAGATAACACCAAAGTCAGGATACAGAGGCAGCGCATATGTCTTGGCATTATATGTACCAGCCTGGATAGAACCTTTATTATAATCCGCCGGGCTTCTCTTGGCTTCCATCATATAGCTGTCCAGCGCTTCAATATAGCCTGCTGCCGCCATATCACCGGCCCAAACCGTATCAATGGATACCAGGTCATATTCAGAACTTCCTGCCGAGAATGCTGTGTTCAACTGGCTTCTCGTCTGGTCTGTATCATTGGAAGCAGTTACCCATTTCACTTTATATTTATCCTGGGATTTTTCAAAGCCTTCAATGACTGCCTCTACCGCGCCGTTCCCATCATCCGAACGGAACAAAGTGATCTCTTCACGGTCACCATCTGCTGTTGATTCCTTTGTCCCGTTGTCTGCGGCTTCCCCTGCATCGTCCGCCTCATTGGCGTCATCCTTTGTGTCTTCCACTTCCTTAGTATCCTTCGTGCCCGTATCTGTGGATGCTTCCTTGTCATTTCCGCCTCCGCAGGCTGCCAGACCAAACACCATGGCTGTACTCAACATTACCGCTACCATTTTTCTTTTCATTTTGTTTCCTCCTTTTGTTGGTGTTTTACGATACTTACATAAAATGTCACATCTTGGCTGTCGGTGTTGTGCAACACCTCTATTGATATACTAAACATTAGCATAATACCCATAATATGTAAATAGGTTTTATGTAAAACCATCACGATATATAATTTAAACACTATTTAATTATACACTTTGCATATATACATCCCTTGTACAATCATCAAATTATACATTTCCGTTTCTCTTTATCTGACAAATGGATGAACTTTCTGACAACCTCTTGCAATTTCCCTTATTTCTGCTATTCTATAATAGAAGTAATAAACAATACATTGTAACTGTTCAGTCCCTTCACAGTTAAAGCAGAAATCCATGCAGAATCGCCTTTGGCGATGGGATCCTTGCCTGGCTGCTGAATGTTTTCTTACGGTCATCGCAGTGAATGCGAAGACCTGCTGAATAATTACGATACATTACTTATGTCACACTCAGACTGAAACTTTCATACAACAGACGGCCCAAGCCGTCCGCATTTGGGGGTAACCAGATGATAACAATAAAAGAAATAGCCAATATGATGAATGTCAGTCCCACCACGGTTGCCAACGTGATCCACGGCCGCACCAGCAAGGTGTCCAAAGAAAACGTAGAACGTATTCAGCAGGCTTTAAAAGAGCACAACTATGTGCCGAAGATGGGGCTGGAAGCCCTGACAAAAGGCAAGACCAGGCTGATCATCGTGGTGATCCATACTACCAAACGCTATACCCAGACAACCGTTGGCGACCCTTTCTACAGCCAGACCATCGGCGTCCTGGAGGAGGAGATACGCAGGGCAGGATACTATATGATGCTCTATATAGACCGGAATCTTGACAATATTTTTAAGACTGCCCTCTCCTGGAATGTGGCAGGGATCATTGCCGTGACACTGTCAAAGACCAATTACGAAAAATTGTGCTCCCTGGTGGACTGCCCTGTAGTTGGCATCGACACATTCATGGAAGATACCGCTCCACTGCCGGATACAGGCTATCATGTGACCCTGGATGATATCGGCGCAGGGAAACAGATGGTCAATTATCTGGTCAACACGGGGTTCTCCAATATTATTGTCATCTCAGACGCCAAGATAGGCTCCTCCGCACTGAGAGCGGCAGGTGCAAAAATAGCCTTGAAGGAGCATAATATAAGCACAGAAAAACAATGGCACATGGTTCTGGACACACAGAAAAGACGGCGGGACAGCCAGTACAATTCCCTTCTGGCACTGTCCGGCAAAAAGTATGTGCTTTTCTGTACCGCAGACCAGCTTGCCTTTGAGGTGATCGGTTATCTGAACGAGCATGGCTGCTATGTTCCTCAGGATATTTCCGTGTGTGGATTTGACGACAATCCTTATGCGGAGTTCTGTGTTCCCAAGCTGACTACCATGCATCAGGATATTGCCAGGAAAGGAGAATTGGCTTCCGAGATCCTGTTCCGGCTGCTGTCCGGAGAGAACGTGGAGGAGAAAGCGATCCGCCTTCCCGTGGAGCTGGTCGTCAGAAAAAGCGTCCTTCCGCCGGATTGACAATTTTTTAACCATTACGATTGCGGTAAATACAGATATTTTCCTGTTTTACCGCATTTTTTGTGGCTTTCTGCCCTTCCTACACTTTGTAGGAAAACCCAAGAAAAATCCCCCCGTTTTGCGGCTTGTACTTTCTGGGCATTTTGGTACAATAAAGTTATAAATT includes the following:
- a CDS encoding LacI family DNA-binding transcriptional regulator; this encodes MITIKEIANMMNVSPTTVANVIHGRTSKVSKENVERIQQALKEHNYVPKMGLEALTKGKTRLIIVVIHTTKRYTQTTVGDPFYSQTIGVLEEEIRRAGYYMMLYIDRNLDNIFKTALSWNVAGIIAVTLSKTNYEKLCSLVDCPVVGIDTFMEDTAPLPDTGYHVTLDDIGAGKQMVNYLVNTGFSNIIVISDAKIGSSALRAAGAKIALKEHNISTEKQWHMVLDTQKRRRDSQYNSLLALSGKKYVLFCTADQLAFEVIGYLNEHGCYVPQDISVCGFDDNPYAEFCVPKLTTMHQDIARKGELASEILFRLLSGENVEEKAIRLPVELVVRKSVLPPD